The DNA segment CACTCATGCTAGTATATACCCTTGTACATGCGGAAAAAAACGATTGTCGTTTTCGAGGTGAAACACCTATGCGCGAAGCAACCAAACTCGCACTTCTGCACCGCATCGAACGCCAGCGGCGCAAGAAAAAACAACCCGGCATGAAACGTCTCGCCCAAATTGGCGCCGCCCTGTTGGTGGTGTTCTTGCTCATGGCGATGATTCCTGTCGCCGGTGCGGCTGTGGGCGCAGCGTATCTGATGGAACTGACGCCCCCAATTATTGACCGCGCCGTCGAGCAAGCCGTGGGATTCGGCGTGCAAGTGTACGCGACCTATTTCTTCGATGAAGAATTGCCCTCGCCGGACGACCTGGCGCGCCGCACGCAGCGCGTTTTCAAAACCACCAAAATTTACGACCGCACGGGGCAACATCTTCTGTGGGAAATTATTGACCCTGAAGGCGGCAACCGCCAGGTGGTGCCTTTGGAAGACATTCCCGTGCATGTGCGCCTCGCAACGATTGCACTGGAAGACCGCACGTTCTACGAAAACCCCGGCGTGAACTTGCGCGGGATTGCGCGTGCGCTCTACCAAAACCTGCGCTATGGCACAGTCGTGCAAGGGGGGTCTTCCATTACCCAACAGCTCGTCAAAAATGTGTTGATTGACCCCGAAGAGCGCTATCAGCAAAGCTATAGCCGCAAAATCAAGGAAGTCATCCTGGCGTTCGAGATTTCGCGCCGCTATGACAAGGATACCATTCTTGAATGGTACCTCAACACGATCAACTACGGACGCCTCGCGTATGGTATCCAGGCCGCTGCGCAAACCTATTTTGGGAAAGACGCCAAAGATTTGACGCTGGCGGAAGCCGCCATGTTAGCGGCGCTTCCTAACGCACCGGCGCTCTACGACCCCTTCACCGCGCCGGAACAAGCCAAAAAGCGCCAGGAAATTACCCTGCAAGCCATGTATGAAGCGGGGTTCATTACCCGCGAAGAAATGGAAGCCGCCAAAGCCGAGCCGGTCCTCGACCACCTCGCCGAACCAAAACGCTATGAAATCAAGGCGCCGCATTTTGTCTTCTATGTGCAGAAGTTGCTGGAAGAAAAATATGGTCCCGACATGGTCTATCGGGGCGGTTTGACGGTTTACACCACGATTGACCTCGACATTCAAAAAATTGCCGAAGAATCGGCACGCGAGCACGTTCGTAAACTGCAAGAAGACCCCGAGAAGCACGTCACGAACGCCGCTGTCGTCGTGCTCAACCCCAAAACGGGCGAAATTCTCTCGATGGTGGGGAGCCTGGACTATTTTGATTCGTCCATTGACGGGCAAATCAACATGGCGATTACGCCCCGCCAGCCTGGTTCCAGCTTCAAGCCTTTCACCTATGTAACGGCGTTCGCCAAAGGGTACACCCCCGCCACGATGGTGTGGGACGTGCGCACTGTGTTCGACGATTATCCCAACCCCGCTTACGTCCCCGAAAACTATGACCGCCGGTATCACGGTCCTGTAACGCTGCGTGAAGCCCTCGCCAACAGTTACAACATCCCCGCCGTGAAGTTGCTGGAAATGGTGGGCATTCCCGCTGTGCTTGAAACAGCGCACCGCATGGGCATCAACACCTTGAACCGTGAAGACTACGGGTTGAGCCTGACGCTCGGCGGTGGTGAAGTCACTCTGCTGGACATGACCTACGCATACAGTGTTTTTGCCAACAATGGCGTGATGGCGGGTACGCCTGTGCCGCCCGAAAAACGGCGCCCTGGCTATCGTGAACTCGACCCTGTGGCGATTTTGCGCGTCGAGGACGCCAACGGAAACATTCTGGAAGAATACACACAACCCGAAACACGCCAGGTGCTTTCGCCGCAGTTGGCGTATCTCATCACGGACATTCTGAGCGATGAAGTCGCCCGCCAACCGGCTATGGGCGCCGGCAGCCCCTTGTTGCTGAGCCGTCCCGCCGCCGCCAAAACGGGGACGACCAACGACTTCCGCGACAACTGGACAATCGGCTACACGCCGCAATTTGTGACAGGCGTGTGGGTCGGGAACGCGGACAACAGCGAGATGGGGCACGTCTCAGGGCTGGACGGCGCCGCCCCTATCTGGCATGACATCATGGAGAAAATCCACGAAGGCTTGCCGGTGGAAGAGTTCATCCCGCCGCCTGGGCTGGTTGCCGTGCAAGTCTGCGCGAAAAGCGGGCTTCTCCCCACACCGGCGTGCCCGCGCATTCGCACGGAAATTTTTATCGAAGGCACACAGCCAACCACATACGACAACCTGTATCAGATTTTCCGCATCTGCAAACCGAGCGGCAAACTGGCAACGGTCTATTGCCCGCCCGACCAGGTCGAAGAAAAGGTTTTCATGGTGGTGCCGCCCGAAGCGATGGAATGGGCGCAACAGGCGGGTATCGAATTGCCGCCGACCGAGTACGACACCACCTATGGCCCCGTGGCGGGGAGCGGCACAGCAGTGATTACATCGCCGCAACCGTATGGGTACGTGGGCGGCATCGCGCCCATTCAGGGGACCGCCCGCACCGAACCGCCCGACCAATTTGAGCTCTACCGCGTGGAGTTTGGTCAAGGGCTCGACCCCGCTTCGTGGATTCAGATTGGTCCCGACCACACGACGCCTGTTGTGGATGGTGTGCTGGAACAGTGGGATACGCGCGCACTGGAAGAAGGGCTCTACACACTTCAACTCACTGTCTTGCGCAAAGATGGACAGGTGGAGCGCACCAGCGTTCAGGTGACGGTGGACAATACGCCACCAACGGTGCGTATTACCTACCCGGTCGAGGGGCAAGAGTATGTGCTCAGCGATGATGAATGGGTGAGCATCCAGGTTGACGCGAGCGATAACATCGCCATGCGCGAAGTGCGCTTCTTCATTGATGGGCGCGAGTTTACCCGTACCAGCATCGCGCCTTTCACAGCCAAGTGGACGCTCAACAACGAAGGCGCGTTGGGCCCCAATGAACTGCGCGAGCATGTGGTTTATGTGGTGGCTGTGGACGCGGCAGGGAACGAAACGCAGAGTGAAAGTGTCCGCATTCGCGTGCGTGGGAATCCGGAAGGCAACTAATTCGCGCTGGGCGGGCACCCATCGGTCTCCAAGACCAGCGGCCAAAAATCAATTGTGGCTGTTCGGCCTGTGATTGGTTGCAAAAAACCCGCTGTGCTCATCTTGTACACACGCATATCCGGCACCAGAGGGCGCACCCGCGAGGTGCGCCCTTCATTTGTCCAGGCAAGTTGAATGAAGCGGTTCCCCCGACAAAAGGCGTAGGTTTCAACGCCTTCGACACGTCGCGCCCACAGCAAACGCGCGCCGTTGAGGCGTGCCGCCAAAAAGCGCAACGCTTCATAAGCGGGGAAGGGACGATCGCGGTTGAGTAGGCCGGCATACCGCCAGCCGGGCCCGTTGAAGGTGTACCAGACCGCCCCGACAAGGTCATTCTTCCAGGCGCGGGTGTACAACCGAAACACATAATTGGCTTTGGCGGCTTCATAGGCGGTTCCCGGGCATTGCGGCTCGAACGGTGGGGGACAGAGCAAACCGCCTTCGTTCATGATGATGGGCGTTTCTTCCAGCCCATAGTCAGCCAGCACGCTCCGCAGATAGCGAACTTTGCTTTCGAGCAAGCCCCCGCGTTGGGCATAGCGCCCATTCTCGTAGAAGATATCCCAATCACGCTCGCCGGGAAACCAAAATGGATACGCATGGTAGGCGAGCATGTCAAAGGCATCGCCTGCGCCCGCCTCCAACACACCACGCAAGAAAAGCGGCTGCGTACACGTCGGATCACCTACGGCATCCACCCCGCTTCCCATCGGGCTGTCGGGCGTGCAGGAGAGGAGCAACCCGCCAAAAACGAGCATCGCGTCGGGATTGGCGGCTTTCAAGCCGGCATAGGCGGCTTCGAGCATGGTGGCATACGCCGCGCCATCGTAGAGCGGTTCTTCTTCTTGCCCAATACACCCATAAGGCGCATCGGGACCCACGTAATCGGGGTCGGCGTCGGGTTCGTTCCAAATCTCAAAAAAACGCACGTTGAACGGCGGCGCGCTATATCGCCGCACGGCTGCGCCAACAAATTGCTGAAAATCGTCCAGCGCATCGGGGTGTACCGTGCGACACGAATACACATCATCCTCATCGGGTGTGCGCTCCGCCCAATCGGGGGTCCCGCGAATGATGAGCATCACATCGTAGCCATGTTCACCAAGCAGTCGCAAGTCATGCTCTAACTGGCGTTGCGTGTGCCAGCGGTAAGGGCCCGGTGTTGGTTCAACTTCGCCCCACAACAACCCATTGATACGCACCAGACGCACACCACTTTGCGCCAAAAAGGGGAGCGCACGTTCAACCTGTCCAACCCACAGTTCCGCGCCAAAGGCAAACGTATCCGGGTTGGGAAGAGGGCGCGCCGCCAAAAGGAGAGGTGTGATGACAAGCCAAAACAGGGAGCGAAAAAGAGCCTTGGAACGCATGCAACCCCTTGCTTCATGTTGGTTGACGCCATTGGCATGAGTGTACTCCAGGGGCGCGAAAATGAAAACAGGCATGCCACGCTGGGCATGCCTGTTTGAGAGCGGCGTTGCGGATTAGAAGCCACCAATGTCGGCGATGTAGGCCACGAGGTCGGCAACGCGGTTCGAGTAGCCCCATTCGTTGTCGTACCAGGAGACCACCTTCACCAGATTGCCGCCAATCACTTGCGTGCTCAGCAGGTCCACCGTCGAGGAGTGCGGGTCGCCGATGAAGTCGCTGGAGACCAGCGGTTCATCCGTGACGGCCAACACTTCGCCCAGCCAGTCTTCGCGCTGCGAGGCTTCGATGAACGCATTGTTGACTTCTTCAACAGTCACATCGCGTTCCAACACAGCCACAAAGTCAATGACGGAGACCGTTGGCGTCGGCACGCGGAAGGCCATCCCGTCGAATTTACCTTCCAGTTCGGGGATGACAAGCGCGACGGCTTTGGCCGCACCGGTCGTGGTGGGGATGATGTTCAGCATCGCCGAGCGTGCGCGGCGCAAATCCTTGTGCGCCAGGTCGAGAATGCGCTGGTCGTTGGTCACACTGTGAATGGTGCTCATCAACCCATGCTTGATGCCAAAGTTTTCATGGAGCACCTTGGCAACAGGCGCAAGGCAGTTCGTGGTGCACGATGCGTTCGAGATGATGTGGTGCTTTTCGGGGTCGTACTGTTCTTCGTTGACACCCAACGCCACGGTGAGGTCCACAGCCCCTTTCGCCGGCGCGGTGATGATCACTTTCTTTGCCCCGGCGGCAATGTGCTTCGAGGCGTTTTCGCGGTCGCGGAAGACACCGGTTGATTCGATAACGATGTCCACACCCAGCTCGCCCCAGGGGATTTCGGCCGGATTACGGATCGCGAAGGATTTGAGCTTCTCACCGTCAATGTAAATATCGCCGTCGCGGACTTCCACATCACCGGGGAAGGGGCCATAAATGGAGTCGTACTTCAAGAGGTGGGCGTTGGTTTCGGCGTCCATCAGGTCGTTGATGGCTTCGATATCAACGAAGTCGCTGTAGTTCTCGTAGAGAGCCTTGAACACCTGGCGACCGATACGACCGAAACCGTTGATACCAACTTTAATGCGATCAGCCATAGGGACAGCCTCCTATCAGGTTATTAGGTTGTGATTTTCGGAACAACCGCGCCTATTATACGCAAGTCGCTTGAAAGTGCGAATGAGAACCGATTGGTTTTGCACCTGACGAATGTCAACCACACCACAAACAAAGGGGTACGCTCAATGTGAGCATACCCCCTTGTAGTTCTTCGGCTTGTCTTCCAACCGTCAAGACATTTCCGCTAACAACCGCAAATACTCAACGACCGTTTCAATCCCGCGGTAGAAGTTGGGCAAATAGAATTTCTCGTTGGGGGCATGCAAATTGTCGTCGCCCAGTCCAAAGCCCAGCATCACCGGCGGCGCCCCCAAAACGTCCATAAATGTCGCGACAACGGGGATTGAGCCGCCTTCACGTGTGAAGATGGGACGCTTACCCCACACCGTTTCAAACGCAGCGGCTGCGGCTTGCATGGGCACACTGTCCAGGGGGATGAGGGCAGGCTTGCCGCCATGCAAAGTTTTCGCGCTGAATGTGACCGTCGGCGGGGCAAGGTCCTGCAAATACGCGACAGCACGTTGGGCGATATCGTCAGGGTCCTGGTCGGGCACGAGGCGCATGGAAATTTTGGCGGATGCGCGCGCGGGGATGATGGTTTTTGCGCCCTCGCCTGTGAACCCCGCCCACATGCCGTTGACGTCCAGGGTCGGGCGTGCACCAATCCGCTCGACAATGCTGTATTCCGCTTCTCCCCATGCAGCAGGAACGCCTGTTTCGGCTTTCAATTCTTCTTCGCCGTATGGAACACGCGCCAGGTTCTCACGCTCCTCAGGCGTCAAGGGGCGTACCGCATCGTAAAAACCGGGGATGGTCACACGACCGTGCTCATCATGCAGTTGCGCCAACATGCGCGCCAACACCAACGCGGGATTGTCCACGGCCCCACCATACAAGCCGCTGTGCAAATCATTGCGTGGGCCTTGCACAGTCACTTCAATGTACGCCAGGCCCCGCAATCCATAGACGATGCTGGGGGTATCTGGTCCCAGAATGTGCGTAT comes from the Ardenticatena maritima genome and includes:
- the pbpC gene encoding penicillin-binding protein 1C — its product is MREATKLALLHRIERQRRKKKQPGMKRLAQIGAALLVVFLLMAMIPVAGAAVGAAYLMELTPPIIDRAVEQAVGFGVQVYATYFFDEELPSPDDLARRTQRVFKTTKIYDRTGQHLLWEIIDPEGGNRQVVPLEDIPVHVRLATIALEDRTFYENPGVNLRGIARALYQNLRYGTVVQGGSSITQQLVKNVLIDPEERYQQSYSRKIKEVILAFEISRRYDKDTILEWYLNTINYGRLAYGIQAAAQTYFGKDAKDLTLAEAAMLAALPNAPALYDPFTAPEQAKKRQEITLQAMYEAGFITREEMEAAKAEPVLDHLAEPKRYEIKAPHFVFYVQKLLEEKYGPDMVYRGGLTVYTTIDLDIQKIAEESAREHVRKLQEDPEKHVTNAAVVVLNPKTGEILSMVGSLDYFDSSIDGQINMAITPRQPGSSFKPFTYVTAFAKGYTPATMVWDVRTVFDDYPNPAYVPENYDRRYHGPVTLREALANSYNIPAVKLLEMVGIPAVLETAHRMGINTLNREDYGLSLTLGGGEVTLLDMTYAYSVFANNGVMAGTPVPPEKRRPGYRELDPVAILRVEDANGNILEEYTQPETRQVLSPQLAYLITDILSDEVARQPAMGAGSPLLLSRPAAAKTGTTNDFRDNWTIGYTPQFVTGVWVGNADNSEMGHVSGLDGAAPIWHDIMEKIHEGLPVEEFIPPPGLVAVQVCAKSGLLPTPACPRIRTEIFIEGTQPTTYDNLYQIFRICKPSGKLATVYCPPDQVEEKVFMVVPPEAMEWAQQAGIELPPTEYDTTYGPVAGSGTAVITSPQPYGYVGGIAPIQGTARTEPPDQFELYRVEFGQGLDPASWIQIGPDHTTPVVDGVLEQWDTRALEEGLYTLQLTVLRKDGQVERTSVQVTVDNTPPTVRITYPVEGQEYVLSDDEWVSIQVDASDNIAMREVRFFIDGREFTRTSIAPFTAKWTLNNEGALGPNELREHVVYVVAVDAAGNETQSESVRIRVRGNPEGN
- the gap gene encoding type I glyceraldehyde-3-phosphate dehydrogenase; translation: MADRIKVGINGFGRIGRQVFKALYENYSDFVDIEAINDLMDAETNAHLLKYDSIYGPFPGDVEVRDGDIYIDGEKLKSFAIRNPAEIPWGELGVDIVIESTGVFRDRENASKHIAAGAKKVIITAPAKGAVDLTVALGVNEEQYDPEKHHIISNASCTTNCLAPVAKVLHENFGIKHGLMSTIHSVTNDQRILDLAHKDLRRARSAMLNIIPTTTGAAKAVALVIPELEGKFDGMAFRVPTPTVSVIDFVAVLERDVTVEEVNNAFIEASQREDWLGEVLAVTDEPLVSSDFIGDPHSSTVDLLSTQVIGGNLVKVVSWYDNEWGYSNRVADLVAYIADIGGF
- a CDS encoding dipeptidase — its product is MTTPREYAREHRTRFVEELKTFLRIPSISTLSEHAADVRRAAEWLAEHMRLVGIQHVELVETGGHPIVYGEWLGAGPEAPTVVVYGHYDVQPVDPLDEWKTPPFEPTIIGENIYARGATDDKGQLFIHLKAAEAYLKTSGRLPVNIKYIFEGEEEVGSVHLDTFIAENRERLAASSAIISDTHILGPDTPSIVYGLRGLAYIEVTVQGPRNDLHSGLYGGAVDNPALVLARMLAQLHDEHGRVTIPGFYDAVRPLTPEERENLARVPYGEEELKAETGVPAAWGEAEYSIVERIGARPTLDVNGMWAGFTGEGAKTIIPARASAKISMRLVPDQDPDDIAQRAVAYLQDLAPPTVTFSAKTLHGGKPALIPLDSVPMQAAAAAFETVWGKRPIFTREGGSIPVVATFMDVLGAPPVMLGFGLGDDNLHAPNEKFYLPNFYRGIETVVEYLRLLAEMS